A single genomic interval of Synechococcales cyanobacterium T60_A2020_003 harbors:
- a CDS encoding PilN domain-containing protein: MYSLDINLLNDRQERPAEREGRVRSSEAQGSGPLYAGLIAAILLPALVLGAWAFLNFQNKQLEERLTSVDGDLAEVNQLQAQVQQINQEQQAVEATTLALASVFDRIKPWSALLKDIGERTPSNVRLSGIEQVDVDSLGTAGATPGNSQGVSGVVVRGVARTFDDVNDMMLLLKRSPYFIPDKTNLANAELTSDPTQIEVIEGAQGPVDLEASLPQVVQFEIETQLSDAAASELLPQLEQNLAVGLTARIRALQERGVLQP, translated from the coding sequence ATGTATAGCTTAGACATTAATTTATTAAACGATCGCCAAGAGCGACCTGCAGAAAGGGAAGGGCGCGTTCGTTCGAGCGAGGCTCAAGGGTCGGGGCCGCTCTATGCCGGATTGATCGCGGCGATTCTGTTGCCAGCCCTAGTGCTGGGGGCGTGGGCGTTTTTGAATTTTCAAAATAAGCAGCTTGAAGAACGCCTCACATCGGTGGACGGAGACTTAGCTGAGGTGAACCAACTCCAGGCACAAGTGCAGCAAATCAATCAAGAGCAGCAGGCGGTGGAAGCAACAACCCTGGCGCTGGCGAGTGTGTTTGACCGAATTAAGCCGTGGTCTGCCCTTCTCAAGGATATTGGGGAGCGCACGCCATCCAACGTTCGCCTCAGTGGGATTGAGCAGGTAGACGTTGACTCCTTGGGCACAGCCGGGGCAACTCCAGGGAACAGCCAAGGAGTAAGTGGTGTTGTGGTTCGCGGCGTTGCTCGCACCTTTGACGATGTGAACGATATGATGCTGTTGCTGAAGCGATCGCCCTACTTTATTCCCGACAAAACCAACCTAGCCAACGCGGAGTTGACCAGCGACCCCACCCAGATTGAGGTCATTGAGGGGGCGCAAGGCCCTGTTGATCTAGAAGCATCATTGCCTCAGGTTGTGCAATTTGAAATTGAAACCCAGCTTAGCGATGCAGCAGCATCAGAGCTATTGCCCCAGCTAGAACAGAACCTAGCGGTAGGTCTTACAGCCCGGATTCGAGCATTACAAGAGAGAGGAGTTCTTCAACCATGA
- a CDS encoding tRNA (guanine-N1)-methyltransferase gives MSWYLEGQAQFQVRQAFFRPQSRIVRDLGVLAAMVHRDRQGQLRVLDAMAGSGVRSLRYWVEAKADSLWVNDSDPDLESELRANLEGAIASQVAQVTCQDANRVFFDCYGRQDYYDFVDVDCFGSALPYLSTSLWAVAIHGLLYITSTDIRTVAGHPPGSSVVTYGAYARHHPSIHEQGLRIVLGTLHREAAQKGLGIQPLFSLFTGQTYRLMVRLLPKPTLSPSTYGFLGYCHRCGSYQSVDWRDLGRSHCPHDQHPHSVSGPLWLGELHHQDFLDAMRDRAQSQDWQKADTLLHLLSMEVSLPPFFYTLGEIGRRSGHDIPGRSRLIQALQEAGFAASPTHFNPQALKTNADLPTCVQIARHL, from the coding sequence ATGTCTTGGTACTTGGAAGGTCAAGCACAGTTTCAAGTACGGCAGGCGTTTTTCCGTCCCCAAAGCCGAATCGTGCGCGATCTGGGAGTGCTGGCCGCGATGGTGCATCGCGATCGCCAAGGGCAGCTTCGGGTGTTGGATGCGATGGCCGGATCGGGTGTGCGATCGCTCCGCTACTGGGTCGAAGCCAAGGCCGATTCCCTTTGGGTCAACGATAGCGATCCCGATCTTGAGTCTGAACTGCGCGCAAATTTAGAGGGGGCGATCGCCTCCCAAGTGGCACAGGTCACCTGCCAGGATGCAAATCGCGTCTTCTTTGACTGCTACGGTCGTCAGGATTATTACGATTTCGTCGATGTCGATTGCTTTGGGTCTGCCCTGCCCTACCTCAGCACCAGCCTGTGGGCAGTTGCGATCCACGGTCTGCTGTACATCACCAGCACCGATATTCGCACCGTTGCCGGACACCCGCCCGGTAGCAGCGTGGTGACCTACGGAGCCTATGCCCGCCATCATCCCTCCATCCACGAGCAAGGATTGCGGATTGTTTTAGGCACCCTACACCGAGAAGCCGCCCAAAAAGGCTTGGGAATTCAGCCCTTGTTTTCACTGTTTACGGGACAAACCTATCGCCTCATGGTGCGCCTCTTGCCAAAACCAACCCTCTCCCCTAGCACCTATGGGTTCCTCGGCTATTGTCATCGCTGCGGCAGTTACCAATCGGTAGACTGGCGCGACTTGGGGCGATCGCACTGTCCCCATGATCAGCATCCCCACAGCGTGAGCGGCCCCCTATGGTTAGGCGAACTCCATCATCAGGACTTCTTGGACGCAATGCGCGATCGCGCCCAATCCCAGGACTGGCAAAAGGCGGATACCCTGCTCCACCTGCTCAGCATGGAAGTGTCCCTCCCTCCCTTCTTTTACACGCTAGGTGAGATCGGACGGCGCAGTGGGCACGATATCCCAGGGCGATCGCGCCTGATTCAAGCTCTCCAGGAGGCAGGATTTGCCGCCTCACCCACGCACTTCAACCCCCAAGCCCTCAAAACAAACGCCGACCTGCCGACCTGTGTACAGATTGCCCGTCACCTCTAG
- a CDS encoding L,D-transpeptidase encodes MGSNIWTCPPWGLKLSTPIAAVCFAFISSSAGWATPTVESVAATSTTTTLGTVATIEPPPLPPLGGAEEFLPVPSPVIQLVIRLGDRRVYVYEGETLKDSFPIAIGRSGWETPTGTHEVIQMIQNPAWENPFTGDVIPGGDIENPLGQRWIGFWTDGTNFVGFHGTPNEESVGNAASHGCIRMYNRDVVKLFEMVEMGTQVTVVP; translated from the coding sequence ATGGGAAGCAATATCTGGACGTGCCCTCCGTGGGGCTTGAAGTTGAGTACTCCGATCGCGGCGGTTTGCTTCGCATTCATCTCGAGCAGTGCCGGGTGGGCCACCCCTACTGTGGAGTCTGTAGCGGCAACCTCAACAACAACGACCCTCGGAACCGTAGCGACGATTGAGCCGCCACCGCTCCCCCCCCTCGGTGGAGCAGAGGAGTTTTTGCCTGTTCCATCCCCAGTGATTCAGCTTGTGATTCGCTTAGGCGATCGCCGCGTATACGTCTATGAAGGGGAGACTTTGAAGGACAGTTTTCCGATCGCCATTGGTCGATCAGGGTGGGAAACGCCTACAGGAACCCACGAAGTGATCCAGATGATCCAAAATCCGGCCTGGGAGAATCCGTTTACGGGAGATGTGATCCCTGGTGGCGATATTGAAAATCCGCTAGGGCAGCGCTGGATTGGGTTCTGGACGGATGGCACTAACTTTGTGGGATTTCACGGCACACCCAATGAAGAATCGGTCGGTAACGCTGCCTCCCACGGGTGTATTCGCATGTATAACCGGGATGTGGTGAAACTGTTTGAGATGGTGGAAATGGGGACGCAGGTGACCGTCGTTCCCTAG
- a CDS encoding pilus assembly protein PilO, which produces MTASGDFIPGDPQDFETAPAYPTLFGIQLTPSVSGILLGLLGLFGAGWLYFNLLSPTLQTNQELRANIAEKEALLVDQEAIQKQIADAKQGLAEAQQLQEDVLGLFATEDSVDTLLLDLNARIQAANAGIQDEDRHAKLTQFELVPDQSGIIKDGSLGPEVDNRLQRRVYNVGLEGDFEQTQSIIRNIERLQPLTIIRSYKSEIDLNSQVIEIDPSGRVVQAAPPPRLDTTFELDVLLPAPEGTYEAAQQAAQADQAPAANNEAAPAQ; this is translated from the coding sequence ATGACGGCGAGCGGCGATTTTATTCCAGGCGACCCCCAAGATTTTGAAACAGCCCCAGCCTACCCGACACTGTTCGGGATTCAGCTAACGCCAAGTGTTAGCGGAATTTTGCTGGGACTGTTGGGATTGTTTGGGGCGGGATGGCTCTATTTCAATCTTCTCAGTCCTACGTTACAGACCAATCAAGAACTGCGCGCCAACATTGCTGAAAAGGAGGCGCTCCTGGTGGATCAAGAAGCGATCCAAAAGCAAATTGCGGACGCTAAGCAAGGGTTGGCAGAGGCTCAGCAGTTGCAGGAGGATGTGTTGGGGCTCTTTGCAACCGAAGATAGCGTAGACACGCTGTTATTGGATTTGAATGCCCGAATTCAGGCCGCCAACGCTGGTATTCAGGATGAAGATCGGCATGCCAAACTGACGCAATTTGAGCTTGTGCCGGATCAATCCGGCATCATCAAGGATGGATCCCTAGGGCCAGAAGTGGACAACCGATTGCAGCGTCGAGTCTATAACGTTGGCTTAGAAGGAGATTTTGAGCAAACGCAGTCTATTATTCGCAACATTGAACGCTTGCAGCCTTTAACGATTATTCGAAGCTACAAGTCCGAGATCGATTTAAACAGTCAAGTCATTGAAATTGATCCATCAGGACGGGTTGTGCAGGCTGCGCCCCCCCCCCGTTTGGATACAACGTTTGAACTTGATGTGTTACTGCCTGCCCCTGAGGGAACCTACGAGGCGGCTCAACAAGCGGCTCAGGCTGATCAAGCCCCTGCTGCAAATAATGAGGCAGCACCAGCGCAATAA
- the pilM gene encoding type IV pilus assembly protein PilM encodes MTGILKNLVSKKTKGIGVELAPDRLNVAQLRKKGQGFQLTKLVSAEVPPDIFQEGRIIDTPAMAELLQQTLAENKIKAKNVATAIPGGRDTITRIIPVPAELDDRELREMVLNQEAGLYLPFPREEADVDYQKLGVFVDEDGIDKVQVLLVATRKDVTDSYIEAFQLAGLSVNILEISSFSLIRTIREQLRQFSPQEAAALVDIQFDNTEISITVDGVPQFSRTVPIGTYQIQSNLNRAMHLPPSRNTDLLQGMTIPITPMDSVGVPSTAGHNPSATAMLRSLGELADELRRSIDFYLNQGENIEVAQLLLAGPGAAIGQIDEFFSQRLSLPASRIDPVSAISLDLEEEISDAKRVGLGVVLGLALREAW; translated from the coding sequence GTGACTGGCATTCTTAAGAACCTCGTCTCTAAAAAAACGAAAGGTATTGGGGTTGAACTTGCCCCCGATCGCCTTAACGTTGCTCAGCTTCGGAAAAAAGGCCAAGGCTTCCAACTGACAAAGTTGGTTTCGGCTGAGGTACCTCCCGACATTTTCCAAGAGGGGCGCATTATCGACACCCCTGCCATGGCTGAACTGTTGCAGCAAACCCTGGCAGAAAACAAGATTAAAGCGAAAAACGTGGCGACGGCCATTCCGGGTGGACGAGATACCATAACCCGCATCATTCCGGTTCCAGCAGAGCTGGATGATCGGGAACTGCGTGAAATGGTCTTGAATCAAGAAGCCGGACTGTATTTGCCCTTCCCACGCGAAGAAGCAGACGTAGATTATCAAAAGCTAGGCGTCTTTGTGGACGAAGACGGCATTGATAAGGTGCAGGTGCTTCTCGTTGCCACCCGTAAGGATGTTACCGATTCTTACATTGAAGCCTTTCAACTTGCAGGTCTATCGGTCAATATCCTAGAGATCAGCAGTTTCTCTCTGATTCGCACCATTCGCGAACAGTTGCGCCAGTTCAGCCCCCAAGAGGCGGCGGCACTCGTTGATATCCAGTTTGATAACACTGAAATTTCGATTACGGTAGACGGGGTTCCTCAATTTTCGCGGACGGTGCCCATTGGGACATACCAAATTCAGTCCAACCTGAACCGCGCTATGCACCTTCCCCCCTCTCGGAATACGGATCTGCTTCAGGGGATGACGATTCCAATTACGCCGATGGATAGTGTCGGTGTCCCTAGCACCGCCGGACATAACCCTAGTGCCACGGCCATGTTGCGATCGCTCGGAGAACTGGCCGATGAACTGCGACGCTCTATTGATTTCTACCTCAACCAAGGGGAAAACATCGAGGTTGCCCAGTTGCTCCTGGCAGGTCCTGGAGCCGCCATCGGACAAATTGATGAATTCTTTTCCCAACGCCTGAGTTTGCCTGCAAGTCGCATTGATCCGGTCTCTGCGATATCGCTAGATCTAGAAGAAGAGATTTCAGACGCAAAGCGGGTAGGCTTGGGAGTGGTACTAGGACTCGCGTTACGGGAGGCGTGGTAG
- a CDS encoding polysaccharide biosynthesis tyrosine autokinase, with protein MLAESNRPSVSVQQPAAQPSLSADALYRANATATDRVFQIFQRRKWAIATAALAAASGVWAWTLTRPYIYEGQVRLSPDSTESVDDASRELEPNLPAVLNATAESLNPDYPDVTYQTLSENLVMTSQDSRNVSVRYQGGSPSEVEAVLTEIAQQYQEASSNPVIVSPPTVGDRPISPKILRGLLLGAIAGLSMGAAAALLTEKLDRSFHSPDSLKTFTKLPMLGIIPFFKTLQPAKPGRISPPVNPTISGMGDYEMASFLEAFRTLYSNLRFLKSDRSVRSLVISSAIPAEGKSTTAVNLAKAAAVMGQRVLLVDADLRLPQIHARLQLPNSAGLSEILGQQIPWQDCLQSALDENLQVLPAGSIPTDPVRLLSSVAMRDLMHELSDAFDLVIYDMPPLLGFTDSGLVAAHTDGMVMVVGLGTTTRVELKQALDSLEVMPVQVLGIVANGIRSHTTKAYSYDRYHRYYAQRAMVSAASAPAIDSELISATVLDGELEAQGAIASEPDLQPSIEPEGLVSADTQIQPLDAETTGNDRMAIAPALDQAEDEAGSVDRDAEPTESFYPEAELLEDVANLLEPEEMQGSDDAIASTMNTEAVEQDLDSVSALTDTDGLDTEPDVSTEIPESILTDAGLNIEAAPETSATASDIHALESNILELDTSQLEEVHLELDAELDEDLDADLDSSTVVPLDLDALTESDAIATDSTVAPDALNEEGIIDDVVEPLEPELDEDLEDLTDEAIALPSLTDADLDAADLSMDEVAVADLSDNTLHTFGQNGFDNSVAVDEIEAADNHESISSAPSNENNGTDADHEVEQTDQPTHDFPASSLSDHWSTLIYEESADAFADEEPPTPFSFLEEFLAAAADTDLQSEPDPGSGAIAEESNLSFTPDKAETMVKAEALGTELSAEELAHLEAQGLLESLALPNDSILEEDAEFTARVDQPEDEPSEDASTSILSRDVEEREPLTDDRAEPLGVEAISSTSGEDSDIAEEMQDGDFSEPSDMSTLILSNETEHVLEALTDGSESEELESEALPDAVGDSEEQGFVDPSDVSTLILSSDTESITDTSESKPLDAIVHPEEKSMVESIDTETLTESANTLEMESTVEPADFGTIHQEVENPTDLQREAETLDEHPLTDLESLSDGLAVDQNGRSPDLDFNSGAIAQDDEFTHALSADNLHDLLDDEDWDSEDDGLHDDVTELEEQELEELLAWDSVTLSQYVSSQFERAVLSAQDAIRLGETAETSDDWLNLSTHWQQAAELMGLVPESDPNFDIAQRCKVLYQSNSEYAYQKARHDAELHE; from the coding sequence ATGCTAGCCGAATCCAACCGACCCTCCGTTTCTGTTCAACAGCCTGCTGCCCAACCATCGCTGAGTGCGGATGCTCTCTATCGGGCAAACGCTACGGCCACGGATCGCGTGTTTCAGATCTTTCAACGCCGAAAATGGGCGATCGCCACGGCAGCGCTAGCGGCGGCATCGGGTGTGTGGGCATGGACGCTGACCCGTCCTTACATATATGAGGGGCAGGTGCGCCTCTCTCCAGACAGCACCGAATCGGTGGATGATGCATCCCGTGAACTCGAACCGAATCTGCCTGCGGTTTTGAATGCAACCGCCGAATCTCTGAACCCCGACTATCCGGACGTGACCTATCAAACGCTGTCGGAAAATCTCGTGATGACGTCCCAAGATAGCCGAAATGTGTCAGTTCGCTATCAGGGTGGTTCCCCTAGCGAAGTCGAGGCGGTGCTGACCGAGATTGCTCAACAGTATCAAGAGGCTAGCTCCAATCCAGTCATCGTTTCACCACCGACCGTGGGCGATCGCCCCATTTCGCCTAAGATTTTGCGGGGACTACTCCTCGGCGCGATCGCTGGCCTATCTATGGGAGCCGCCGCCGCCTTATTAACAGAGAAGCTCGATCGATCGTTCCATTCCCCCGACAGCCTCAAAACCTTTACGAAGCTGCCCATGCTGGGCATTATTCCCTTTTTCAAGACGCTGCAACCCGCAAAGCCGGGTCGGATTTCTCCTCCTGTTAACCCCACAATTTCTGGGATGGGCGATTATGAGATGGCGTCGTTCCTGGAGGCGTTCCGAACCCTCTACTCGAACCTGCGCTTTCTCAAAAGCGATCGCTCGGTGCGATCGCTCGTCATCAGTTCTGCGATTCCCGCCGAGGGCAAATCCACCACAGCGGTTAACCTGGCGAAAGCGGCAGCCGTGATGGGGCAGCGGGTTTTGTTGGTGGATGCCGATTTGCGGTTGCCCCAAATCCATGCGCGGCTTCAGCTTCCCAACTCTGCTGGACTCAGCGAAATTCTAGGCCAACAGATCCCCTGGCAAGACTGTCTACAATCCGCTTTGGATGAAAATTTGCAGGTGTTGCCCGCAGGCAGCATTCCGACCGATCCGGTGCGCTTGTTGTCCTCGGTAGCGATGAGAGATCTGATGCACGAGCTTTCGGATGCGTTTGATCTGGTCATTTACGACATGCCACCGTTGTTGGGATTTACGGATAGCGGTCTGGTGGCGGCGCATACCGATGGCATGGTTATGGTGGTGGGCTTAGGGACAACGACCCGTGTGGAGCTGAAGCAAGCGCTGGATAGTTTGGAGGTGATGCCTGTTCAAGTGTTGGGCATCGTTGCCAACGGCATTCGCTCCCACACCACCAAAGCCTACAGCTACGATCGCTACCACCGATACTACGCGCAGCGGGCAATGGTGAGTGCGGCCTCGGCGCCGGCAATCGATAGTGAGTTAATCAGTGCCACCGTTCTAGATGGGGAGTTGGAAGCGCAAGGGGCGATCGCCTCTGAGCCGGATCTGCAACCGTCGATCGAACCTGAAGGTCTCGTTAGTGCCGATACCCAGATCCAGCCTCTTGACGCTGAAACGACTGGCAATGATCGGATGGCGATCGCTCCTGCCTTGGATCAAGCGGAAGATGAAGCGGGATCGGTTGACCGCGATGCAGAGCCGACCGAATCTTTCTATCCAGAGGCAGAACTGCTGGAGGATGTGGCAAACCTCTTAGAACCAGAAGAGATGCAAGGTTCTGACGACGCGATCGCTTCCACCATGAACACTGAAGCTGTAGAGCAAGATCTTGACTCTGTCTCTGCGCTAACCGACACGGACGGGTTGGATACTGAACCAGATGTCAGTACTGAAATCCCAGAATCTATTCTGACAGATGCAGGATTGAACATTGAAGCGGCCCCTGAGACCAGCGCTACGGCATCAGATATCCATGCCTTAGAGTCAAATATCTTAGAACTAGACACCTCACAATTAGAAGAGGTACACCTAGAATTAGACGCCGAGCTAGACGAAGACTTAGATGCTGATCTGGACTCCTCAACGGTTGTACCCCTCGATCTAGATGCGTTAACGGAGAGTGATGCGATCGCAACAGATAGCACGGTCGCTCCAGATGCCCTTAATGAAGAGGGAATAATAGACGACGTTGTAGAACCACTGGAACCAGAGTTAGATGAGGATCTAGAGGATCTAACCGATGAGGCGATCGCCCTTCCGTCCCTCACAGATGCGGATCTCGATGCGGCGGATCTCTCCATGGATGAGGTAGCCGTAGCCGATCTATCGGATAACACGCTGCATACCTTTGGGCAGAATGGCTTTGATAACAGCGTTGCGGTGGATGAGATTGAAGCAGCCGATAACCATGAAAGCATCAGTTCCGCACCATCCAACGAAAACAATGGGACAGATGCAGATCATGAGGTAGAGCAAACCGATCAGCCAACTCACGATTTTCCGGCCTCATCTCTTTCGGATCATTGGTCCACACTTATCTACGAAGAGTCCGCAGACGCATTTGCCGATGAGGAACCTCCAACCCCGTTTTCATTCCTAGAAGAATTCCTGGCGGCGGCGGCAGATACAGATCTTCAGTCTGAGCCTGATCCGGGATCGGGGGCGATCGCGGAAGAGTCCAATCTCTCTTTCACGCCAGACAAAGCTGAAACGATGGTTAAGGCTGAGGCTCTAGGAACGGAGTTGTCTGCTGAGGAATTGGCACACCTTGAAGCGCAAGGGCTGTTAGAGTCGTTGGCATTACCCAATGATTCGATCCTTGAAGAGGATGCAGAGTTTACCGCTAGGGTTGACCAACCTGAGGATGAGCCGTCTGAAGACGCATCCACCTCCATCTTATCCAGGGATGTTGAAGAGAGAGAACCGTTAACGGACGATCGTGCAGAACCTCTTGGGGTAGAAGCTATCTCATCTACATCTGGTGAGGATAGCGATATAGCTGAAGAGATGCAGGATGGAGACTTTTCGGAGCCCTCAGATATGTCTACGTTGATTCTCTCTAATGAGACTGAACATGTTTTAGAGGCTCTAACTGATGGTTCTGAATCAGAGGAATTAGAATCAGAGGCTTTGCCTGATGCCGTTGGTGATAGCGAGGAACAAGGCTTTGTAGACCCCTCAGATGTGTCTACGTTGATTCTCTCCAGTGACACCGAAAGTATCACAGATACCTCGGAATCAAAACCTTTGGATGCTATAGTTCACCCTGAAGAGAAATCGATGGTTGAGTCTATTGATACAGAGACTTTAACCGAGAGCGCCAACACTCTTGAAATGGAATCTACGGTTGAACCAGCAGATTTCGGGACTATCCATCAGGAGGTTGAGAATCCTACCGATCTTCAACGTGAGGCAGAAACTCTAGATGAACACCCGCTGACCGATCTAGAATCCCTGTCGGATGGACTAGCCGTAGACCAAAATGGGCGATCGCCTGATCTCGATTTCAATAGTGGGGCGATCGCCCAAGATGACGAGTTCACCCATGCTCTAAGTGCAGATAACCTGCATGATTTACTGGATGACGAAGACTGGGACAGCGAAGATGATGGCCTGCATGACGATGTTACTGAACTCGAAGAACAAGAGCTAGAAGAACTTCTCGCCTGGGATTCCGTTACTCTGAGTCAGTACGTGAGTAGCCAGTTTGAGCGCGCGGTTCTATCTGCCCAAGACGCCATTCGCCTAGGCGAAACTGCAGAAACTTCCGATGACTGGCTCAATCTTTCTACCCATTGGCAGCAGGCGGCTGAGTTGATGGGATTGGTGCCAGAAAGTGATCCCAACTTTGACATCGCTCAGCGGTGCAAGGTGCTGTATCAAAGCAATAGTGAGTACGCCTATCAAAAGGCACGCCACGACGCAGAACTTCACGAGTAA
- a CDS encoding AMIN domain-containing protein — MLVLATQPVFADSALVTGVAVNQTDAGFTLMLETDASDRPQVFTVVQGNSTVSDLVNTQLQLPDGNGFIQENPAPGISSISVTPLDENSVRVTVTGTDSAPPAQVNESESGLVLSFGEVADAGTSTAVSVTLDEMEIAQNAVPIPVQPVPAAPTAPAPQQGQSPTPQSSIAQLTSQDVLVPNPEIYIDGVPAINSNTVYAPPLQSRAVPPPLGDISVSTFDSALDEIDLNTSEVVPRLVLRDAPVRDVLSLLARAAGYNVAYTDEQTDTQASGQQEPQEVRVSLDIENEPVQNVFNYVLRIAGLEANLVGRTVFVGPRLPDDARNVIARTLRLNQAIATDAANFLATQGAEARVLFEQTTLATLGDGQAAQLVEVAEPPEIIAVDVPPGNGPLLLAGLSVTTDPRLNSITLVGSPRKVQIAMDLLSQLDLRQRQVAVNVKVVDVNLLATEDFNTSFSFGVDDGFFVSDGGAATFVYGEAQPPSITDVQRSPFNPPITPNIYPEASDGFTGVELAPFLDAQPDAPFGQGTPQPFGTPPFNQITGDEQTGTLIPYTDPRLNDGTIQSFAVPVFDNNGNIVGFQTQPGIALRGPFGTDENPLQPGVTSIQGGQVEYGLPSLFQYPSDFLFQLETQVRNGSAKILTDPTLTVQEGQQATVALTQEVFGGIERDIFLERPIIKQAGLTLGIVINRIDDNGFVTMQVNPTVTSIGGTATGPASQGTITLLQTRSLESGQIRLRDGQTLILAGIIQDQDRVDISKVPILGDIPILGALFRSTNRTNERREVVVVVTPQVIDDSDLSNFGYRYTPGRDVREILQQQGVPLQ, encoded by the coding sequence ATGCTGGTGTTAGCCACACAGCCAGTGTTTGCCGATTCTGCTTTAGTCACAGGGGTGGCCGTCAATCAAACCGATGCAGGCTTTACCCTGATGTTGGAAACCGATGCGAGCGATCGCCCACAGGTCTTTACAGTGGTGCAAGGGAATAGCACGGTTTCGGACTTGGTTAACACCCAACTCCAACTGCCCGATGGCAATGGCTTTATCCAAGAGAATCCGGCTCCGGGCATTAGCTCTATCAGTGTTACCCCATTGGACGAAAACAGTGTGCGGGTAACAGTCACCGGAACCGACAGTGCGCCGCCTGCCCAAGTGAATGAGTCTGAGTCTGGACTGGTGCTGAGCTTCGGGGAAGTCGCGGATGCTGGCACCTCAACCGCTGTTTCTGTCACTCTGGATGAAATGGAAATCGCCCAGAATGCGGTTCCTATTCCCGTACAGCCTGTCCCCGCGGCTCCGACTGCCCCCGCGCCTCAACAAGGCCAATCCCCAACGCCGCAGTCCTCGATTGCCCAGCTTACCTCCCAAGATGTGCTGGTTCCCAACCCAGAGATTTATATTGACGGGGTTCCGGCTATCAATTCCAACACCGTTTATGCGCCTCCGCTTCAGTCCCGCGCTGTTCCGCCACCGTTGGGTGATATTTCGGTATCCACCTTTGACTCTGCTCTGGATGAAATTGACCTGAATACCAGCGAGGTTGTGCCCCGATTGGTGTTGCGCGATGCCCCCGTTCGGGATGTGCTGTCGTTGTTGGCACGAGCAGCAGGGTATAACGTTGCCTACACGGACGAGCAGACTGATACGCAAGCCTCTGGGCAACAAGAACCCCAAGAAGTGCGAGTATCGCTTGATATCGAGAATGAGCCTGTGCAAAACGTATTTAACTACGTGTTGCGGATTGCAGGACTGGAAGCAAATCTCGTCGGTCGGACGGTTTTTGTAGGGCCACGTCTACCGGATGATGCACGAAATGTGATTGCTCGTACCCTCCGGTTGAACCAAGCCATTGCTACTGACGCTGCTAACTTCTTGGCAACCCAAGGGGCGGAAGCACGGGTTCTCTTCGAACAAACAACGCTTGCAACACTTGGTGATGGTCAAGCGGCTCAACTTGTTGAAGTCGCTGAGCCTCCAGAAATTATTGCAGTTGACGTGCCTCCAGGAAATGGCCCTCTCTTATTGGCGGGACTGTCTGTAACCACCGATCCCCGTCTCAACTCCATCACGTTAGTGGGTTCACCTCGTAAAGTACAAATTGCGATGGACTTATTATCGCAACTAGATTTACGTCAACGTCAGGTTGCAGTGAACGTCAAGGTTGTGGATGTCAACCTCCTAGCCACGGAAGATTTCAACACCAGTTTCTCCTTCGGCGTGGACGACGGATTCTTTGTCAGTGATGGCGGTGCTGCCACCTTTGTATACGGAGAGGCACAGCCCCCCAGCATTACTGATGTGCAGCGGAGTCCGTTTAACCCGCCGATTACGCCCAATATCTACCCAGAAGCATCGGATGGCTTTACGGGGGTAGAACTGGCCCCGTTCCTCGATGCCCAGCCTGATGCCCCCTTTGGGCAAGGAACACCCCAACCCTTCGGCACACCGCCGTTCAACCAAATTACGGGGGATGAGCAAACTGGAACCCTAATTCCCTACACCGACCCTCGCCTCAACGACGGCACCATTCAGTCCTTTGCAGTTCCCGTATTTGACAATAATGGCAATATCGTAGGCTTCCAAACCCAACCTGGTATTGCCCTGCGCGGCCCCTTCGGTACCGACGAAAACCCCCTTCAGCCCGGTGTCACCTCCATTCAGGGTGGACAGGTTGAGTACGGCTTGCCGAGTCTGTTCCAGTATCCTAGTGATTTCTTGTTCCAGCTAGAGACCCAGGTGCGGAATGGGAGTGCTAAGATTCTGACCGATCCGACCTTGACCGTTCAGGAAGGGCAGCAGGCCACTGTCGCCTTAACACAAGAGGTCTTTGGTGGAATCGAGCGCGATATCTTCCTGGAGCGCCCGATTATTAAACAAGCGGGTCTCACCCTGGGCATTGTCATTAATCGGATTGACGACAATGGTTTTGTCACCATGCAGGTTAATCCGACCGTGACATCTATTGGTGGTACTGCAACAGGGCCAGCATCGCAGGGAACCATTACCCTCCTGCAAACCCGATCGCTCGAGTCTGGTCAAATTCGTCTTCGCGATGGACAGACTCTAATCTTGGCTGGAATTATCCAGGATCAGGATCGAGTCGATATCTCGAAAGTGCCTATTTTGGGTGATATTCCCATCCTGGGTGCCCTGTTCCGCAGCACCAACCGCACCAACGAACGCCGCGAGGTCGTTGTGGTTGTGACTCCACAGGTCATTGACGATTCCGATCTGTCGAATTTTGGATATCGGTATACCCCTGGTCGGGATGTGCGCGAGATCCTGCAACAGCAGGGCGTTCCGCTCCAGTAA